From Aedes albopictus strain Foshan chromosome 1, AalbF5, whole genome shotgun sequence, one genomic window encodes:
- the LOC109397910 gene encoding uncharacterized protein LOC109397910 translates to MIMMPIFGLVVWMGILCSSPTTVAIDIPPYCDHHTTITSQYEDYFDIDEMGNNRTDKNVVDLILYVQLSNKQEEIALLLSASNRSRQHPDYEKTYEIRISNVYTVIYKETLRMSAHHSHSFNFFPAEHFQLHIKITRKGMITVVIDGLAKPILSVVDENPAIDVHFASFGSRMNAYPITWYFNCRSPPTTALPETEKPGENEGEDHFSQNDAAELDENKCPVCPKPAKCEVVVRACSDNSQDLLKMSDAEKQKYFFYFNVYLSKNGKNGKAIASGFNNDNKID, encoded by the exons ATGATCATGATGCCGATATTTGGGTTGGTCGTTTGGATGGGGATCTTATGCTCGAGCCCAACAACTGTGGCAATCGATA TTCCTCCGTACTGCGATCACCATACCACGATCACTAGTCAGTACGAAGATTACTTCGACATCGATGAGATGGGCAACAACCGAACCGACAAGAACGTCGTAGACCTCATCCTGTACGTCCAACTGTCCAACAAACAAGAGGAAATCGCCCTTCTCCTTTCGGCCAGCAACCGTTCCCGTCAGCACCCAGATTACGAGAAAACCTACGAGATCCGCATCAGCAACGTCTACACCGTGATCTACAAGGAAACCCTTCGGATGTCCGCCCACCACAGCCACTCGTTCAACTTCTTCCCGGCGGAGCACTTCCAGCTGCACATCAAGATCACCCGCAAGGGCATGATCACGGTCGTGATCGATGGCCTGGCCAAGCCGATCCTCTCCGTAGTCGATGAAAACCCGGCCATCGACGTCCACTTTGCCAGCTTCGGATCGCGAATGAACGCCTACCCGATCACGTGGTACTTCAACTGTCGATCGCCACCGACCACAGCCCTACCGGAAACGGAGAAACCCGGCGAAAACGAAGGCGAGGATCACTTCAGCCAGAACGATGCCGCCGAACTGGACGAGAACAAGTGCCCCGTCTGTCCGAAGCCGGCCAAATGCGAAGTGGTTGTTCGTGCCTGTTCGGACAACTCGCAGGATCTGCTGAAGATGAGCGATGCCGAGAAGCAGAAGTACTTTTTCTACTTCAATGTGTATTTGAGCAAGAATGGCAAGAACGGGAAGGCGATCGCTTCCGGGTTTAACAATGATAACAAAATCGATTAA
- the LOC109397909 gene encoding uncharacterized protein LOC109397909 yields the protein MRPRGSTLLFQQLLILWQLLCCCIVVLGHGRLMEPPARNAMWRFGFPNSVNYNDNELFCGGYAIQWELNQGQCGVCGDAYHLRSPRPHEAGGEFGKGIVTRRYFAGQEIDVEIELTANHMGRFELFLCPNNNPYYEATQDCFDRYPLYLSGTSEVRYTIPPESGKKEIFRYRVKLPRRVTCTQCVLQWTYYTGNMWGRCDNGTEGVGCGKPETFRNCADISIVTATGGGVPPLFVDETKNPFLLYYRDFRAPEGNDVFPLIIRDQVCLPTAAYRRFIGMDDWCQSNCLRYPPNCPESVCHCPQTCEAIGEIEGREGADVYCMDECLTYKSKCPTDRCHCY from the exons ATGAGACCGAGAGGGAGCACCCTTCTCTTTCAGCAGCTGCTGATCCTGTGGCAGCTGCTGTGCTGCTGTATCGTTGTCCTGGGACATGGCCGACTTATGGAGCCCCCAGCTCGAAACGCCATGTGGCGCTTCGGTTTCCCCAACTCGGTCAACTACAACGACAACGAGCTGTTCTGCGGCGGGTACGCCATCCAGTGGGAGCTGAACCAGGGACAGTGCGGAGTGTGCGGCGATGCGTACCACTTGCGAAGTCCCCGGCCTCACGAGGCCGGTGGAGAATTCGGCAAGGGGATTGTCACCCGGAGGTACTTCGCCGGGCAGGAGATCGACGTGGAGATCGAACTGACTGCCAACCACATGGGACGGTTCGAGTTGTTCCTGTGTCCGAACAACAACCCGTACTACGAGGCCACGCAGGACTGCTTCGATCGGTATCCACTGTATCTGTCGGGGACGAGCGAGGTCCGGTATACGATTCCTCCGGAGTCGGGCAAGAAAGAGATCTTCCGGTACCGGGTGAAGCTACCTCGCCGGGTGACCTGTACGCAGTGTGTTCTACAGTGGACGTACTACACCGGGAACATGTGGGGCCGGTGCGACAACGGAACGGAAGGAGTGGGCTGCGGTAAACCGGAAACCTTCCGGAACTGTGCGGACATCAGTATAGTGACGGCAACCGGAGGTGGAGTACCGCCGTTGTTTGTGGACGAGACGAAGAATCCGTTCCTGCTGTACTACAGGGACTTCCGGGCTCCGGAGGGCAACGATGTGTTCCCGCTTATTATTCG CGACCAAGTATGCCTCCCCACGGCGGCCTATCGGAGATTCATCGGCATGGACGATTGGTGCCAAAGCAACTGCCTGCGCTATCCACCAAACTGTCCGGAATCGGTGTGCCACTGTCC CCAAACATGCGAAGCCATCGGCGAAATTGAAGGCCGCGAGGGAGCCGACGTGTACTGTATGGACGAATGCCTCACGTACAAGTCCAAGTGTCCAACGGACCGGTGTCACTGTTACTAG